Proteins encoded together in one Passer domesticus isolate bPasDom1 chromosome 6, bPasDom1.hap1, whole genome shotgun sequence window:
- the LOC135302161 gene encoding glycine N-acyltransferase-like protein 3 codes for MLILRCPAQLQLLEETLRKSLPSTLPVLGTVMTVARGNPASHEVLVDSWPNFGIVLTRLRPEDHRDPRDYYTNQLSVFYRDKGALQALLEGTEAVTRERAFQILGMQDGLDEAVQEVASARGLKVETIRYRALISPEPPQPRRQMPPGLRLAPVSPSHVPLLNATWALGGNARSRAFLLGLVRALPSACLLDRRGRPVSWSLLDGQGCLRHGYTVPAWRGHGLTGLPLAELGRQLHARGFPIYCAVLPQNTASLRALRAVGFVPQPGTFCMVLGTPQ; via the exons ATGCTGATCCTGaggtgcccagcccagctgcagctcctggaggagaCCCTGCGGAAGAGCCTGCCCAGCACCCTGCCG GTCTTGGGGACTGTGATGACAGTGGCCAGGGGGAACCCGGCCTCCCATGAGGTGCTGGTAGACTCCTGGCCCAATTTCGGCATCGTCCTGACCCGCCTGCGCCCAGAG GACCACAGGGACCCCAGGGACTACTACACCAACCAGCTGTCAGTGTTCTACCGGGACAAGGGagccctgcaggcactgctggagggCACTGAGGCGGTGACCCGGGAAAGAGCCTTCCAGATTCTGG GGATGCAGGATGGGCTGGACGAGGCCGTGCAGGAGGTGGCCAGTGCCAGGGGGCTGAAGGTGGAGACGATCCGGTACCGGGCGCTGAtcagccccgagcccccccagccccgcaggCA GATGCCCCCGGGCCTGCGCCTGGCAcccgtgtccccatcccacGTCCCTCTGCTCAACGCCACGTGGGCCCTGGGGGGCAATGCCCGCAGCCGGGCgttcctgctggggctggtgcGGGCACTGCCCTCCGCCTGCCTGCTGGACCGGCGCGGccgcccggtgtcctggagccTGCTGGACGGGCAGGGCTGCCTGCGCCACGGCTACACGGTGCCCGCCTGGCGCGGGCACGGCCTCACCGGGCTGCCGCTGGCCGAGCTGGGCCGGCAGCTGCACGCCCGCGGCTTCCCCATCTACTGCGCCGTGCTGCCCCAGAACACGGCCTCGCTGCGCGCCCTGCGGGCCGTCGGCTTCGTGCCCCAGCCCGGAACCTTCTGCATGGTCCTGGGCACCCCACAGTAG